Proteins encoded in a region of the Hypomesus transpacificus isolate Combined female chromosome 17, fHypTra1, whole genome shotgun sequence genome:
- the rfx1a gene encoding MHC class II regulatory factor RFX1a isoform X4 gives MATSGYVGELQPTSQPQGTGVSVTTGQTSTSDPSSPQFLAEIQTTVTTLPTTAPAGQTTPPDQAPPTPSQNTTPPAQTQYVTAEIQSSPTQSGNAQSTPQYIVVTVTEGSLHSSDSVSDSSPPPAVVQTGVPTQVVQQVQTAQQQRSVVQATSQIAKTEPGTQLNVTNLQPVHLTQEVQQQLQQVPVQHVYTNQVQYVEGGDTSYTTSTIRSGSFSYTDTPLYTQTTAAPYYEAPPSSGSPATTPGTPLTVSVTTGSAGVSMFVAGTGQIVANPATTAGGGATVVTTGGTANGSGEGAGANGGGGSYVIQGGYMLGGGGGGSNSQSYSHNARASPATVSITEGEESSVPSADKKWLLDNYETAEGVSLPRSTLYCHYLLHCQEQKLEPVNAASFGKLIRSVFMGLRTRRLGTRGNSKYHYYGLRIKASSSLIRLMEDQQHLAMRQQPFSQKQRLKPVQKVEGMTNGTAAGSGQQQQGAGLSDISAQVQQYQQFLDASRALPEFPDIDLQGKALPEDIEPEHIKGFQLLYREHCEAILDVMINLQFTLVETLWKTFWRFSQNQAGDSGTLAVHDESEKRLPKSCLVILCKYDPVLRWSRDCDNTLYQALVEILIPDVLRPIPSALTQAIRNFAKSLESWLTNAMMNIPEEMVRIKVTSASAFAQTLRRYTSLNHLAQAARAVLQNTAQINQMLSDLNRVDFANVQEQASWVCRCEDRVVQRLEQDFKLTLQQQNSLEQWAAWLDGVVSQVLKPYQHSAAFPKAAKLFLLKWSFYSSMVIRDLTLRSAASFGSFHLIRLLYDEYMYYLIEHRVAQAKGETPIAVMGEFASLGRSLNPLDPDKEEEEEEEEESDDESQELSLPSDGAGLGEESLEPPAKLARTDQRVLFSTGSTD, from the exons ATGGCCACATCAGGCTACGTGGGGGAGTtgcagccaaccagccagcctcaAGGGACAGGTGTAAGTGTGACAACGGGACAGACATCCACCTCAGACCCCTCCTCACCGCAGTTCCTGGCTGAGATTCAGACCACAGTGACTACCCTGCCTACAACAGCACCTGCAGGACAAACCACTCCCCCTGACcaggcccctcccacaccctctcagAACACCACTCCGCCCGCTCAGACTCAGTATGTGACTGCGGAAATCCAGAGTTCCCCCACGCAGTCTGGGAATGCCCAGAGCACACCTCAGTACATTGTTGTCACAGTCACAG aggGGTCTCTCCACTCCAGTGACTCAGTGTCcgactccagcccccccccagccgTGGTGCAGACTGGGGTTCCCACCCAGGTTGTGCAGCAGGTTCAGACAGCCCAACAG CAGAGGTCAGTGGTACAGGCCACCTCTCAGATAGCCAAGACTGAACCTGGCACCCAGCTCAATGTCACCAACCTGCAGCCTGTCCACCTGACCCaggag GTGCAGCAGCAGTTGCAGCAGGTTCCAGTACAGCATGTGTACACCAACCAGGTTCAATATGTGGAAGGAGGAGACACCAGCTACACCACCAGTACCAT TCGTTCCGGAAGCTTCTCCTACACAGACACCCCTTTGTACACCCAGACCACTGCTGCCCCCTACTACgaagcccctccctcctccgggTCACCGGCCACCACCCCAGGGACCCCATTGACTGTGTCCGTGACAACGGGCTCAGCGGGTGTGTCCATGTTCGTGGCAGGGACGGGCCAGATCGTGGCTAACCCTGCCACCACCGCCGGGGGAGGGGCCACGGTGGTGACCACTGGAGGCACGGCCAACGGGTCCGGGGAAGGGGCAGGGGCCAACGGTGGCGGGGGCAGCTATGTGATCCAGGGGGGGTACATGCTGGGGGGAGGCGGTGGGGGCAGCAACAGTCAGAGCTACTCACACAATGCCCGTGCGTCTCCTGCCACTGTGAGTattacagagggagaggagagtagcGTGCCGTCGGCAGACAAAAAG TGGTTACTGGATAACTACGAGACAGCAGAAGGAGTCAGTCTGCCTCGCTCCACCCTCTACTGCCACTACCTGCTGCACTGCCAGGAGCAGAAACTGGAGCCGGTCAACGCCGCCTCGTTCGGCAAACTCATCCGCTCGGTCTTCATGGGGCTGCGGACGCGCCGCCTGGGAACGCG gGGTAATTCTAAGTACCACTACTACGGCCTGAGGATCAAGGCCAGCTCGTCTCTCATCAGACTGATGGAGGACCAGCAGCACCTGGCCATGAGGCAGCAGCCTTTCTCCCAGAAACAGAG gttGAAGCCGGTGCAGAAGGTGGAGGGAATGACCAATGGCACGGCAGCAGGCtcaggccagcagcagcagggggcGGGGCTCTCTGACATCAGCGCCCAAGTGCAGCAGTACCAGCAGTTCCTGG acgcATCGCGAGCGCTCCCAGAGTTCCCGGACATCGATCTGCAGGGGAAAGCCCTGCCGGAGGACATAGAGCCAGAGCACATCAAAGGCTTCCAGCTGCTCTATCGGGAACACTGTGAG GCCATCCTGGATGTGATGATCAATCTGCAGTTCACCCTTGTGGAGACCCTGTGGAAGACCTTCTGGAGGTTCAGCCAGAACCAGGCTGGAGACTCAGGCACCCTTGCCGT GCATGACGAGTCAGAGAAGCGTCTGCCCAAGTCCTGCCTGGTGATCCTGTGTAAGTATGACCCGGTGCTGCGCTGGAGCCGTGACTGTGACAACACGCTGTACCAAGCCCTGGTGGAGATCCTCATCCCTGACGTGCTGCGCCCCATCCCCA gtgCCTTAACCCAAGCAATCCGCAACTTTGCCAAGAGTCTGGAGAGCTGGCTGACCAATGCTATGATGAACATCCCAGAGGAGATGGTCCGCatcaag GTGACCTCTGCCAGTGCGTTCGCCCAGACCCTGCGGAGGTACACCTCCCTCAACCACCTGGCCCAGGCGGCCCGCGCCGTTCTCCAGAACACCGCCCAGATCAACCAGATGCTCAGCGACCTCAACCGCGTGGACTTTGCCAATGTGCAG GAACAGGCGTCATGGGTGTGCAGGTGTGAGGACCGCGTGGTGCAGCGGTTGGAGCAGGACTTCAAGCTGACCCTGCAGCAGCAGAACTCCCTGGAGCAGTGGGCTGCCTGGCTGGACGGTGTGGTCTCCCAGGTCCTAAAGCCCTACCAGCACAGCGCCGCCTTCCCCAAGGCCGCCAAACTCTTTCTGCTGAAGTGGTCCTTCTACAG CTCCATGGTGATCAGAGACCTGACCCTGCGTAGTGCTGCCAGCTTCGGCTCCTTTCACCTGATCCGGCTGCTCTACGACGAGTACATGTACTACCTGATAGAGCACAGGGTGGCCCAGGCCAAGGGAGAGACGCCCATCGCTGTCATGGGAGAG TTTGCCAGTCTGGGCAGGAGTTTGAACCCCTTGGATCCTGACAAAG aagaggaagaggaggaggaagaggagagcgaCGATGAGAGCCAGgagctgtctctcccctctgacggggcggggctgggggaggagtcacTGGAGCCCCCAGCCAAGCTGGCCAGAACCGACCAGAGAGTGCTCTTCTCCACAGGCTCGACAgactga
- the rfx1a gene encoding MHC class II regulatory factor RFX1a isoform X2, protein MATSGYVGELQPTSQPQGTGVSVTTGQTSTSDPSSPQFLAEIQTTVTTLPTTAPAGQTTPPDQAPPTPSQNTTPPAQTQYVTAEIQSSPTQSGNAQSTPQYIVVTVTEGSLHSSDSVSDSSPPPAVVQTGVPTQVVQQVQTAQQRSVVQATSQIAKTEPGTQLNVTNLQPVHLTQEVQQQLQQVPVQHVYTNQVQYVEGGDTSYTTSTIRSGSFSYTDTPLYTQTTAAPYYEAPPSSGSPATTPGTPLTVSVTTGSAGVSMFVAGTGQIVANPATTAGGGATVVTTGGTANGSGEGAGANGGGGSYVIQGGYMLGGGGGGSNSQSYSHNARASPATVSITEGEESSVPSADKKSSCVSLPPGQVQWLLDNYETAEGVSLPRSTLYCHYLLHCQEQKLEPVNAASFGKLIRSVFMGLRTRRLGTRGNSKYHYYGLRIKASSSLIRLMEDQQHLAMRQQPFSQKQRLKPVQKVEGMTNGTAAGSGQQQQGAGLSDISAQVQQYQQFLDASRALPEFPDIDLQGKALPEDIEPEHIKGFQLLYREHCEAILDVMINLQFTLVETLWKTFWRFSQNQAGDSGTLAVHDESEKRLPKSCLVILCKYDPVLRWSRDCDNTLYQALVEILIPDVLRPIPSALTQAIRNFAKSLESWLTNAMMNIPEEMVRIKVTSASAFAQTLRRYTSLNHLAQAARAVLQNTAQINQMLSDLNRVDFANVQEQASWVCRCEDRVVQRLEQDFKLTLQQQNSLEQWAAWLDGVVSQVLKPYQHSAAFPKAAKLFLLKWSFYSSMVIRDLTLRSAASFGSFHLIRLLYDEYMYYLIEHRVAQAKGETPIAVMGEFASLGRSLNPLDPDKEEEEEEEEESDDESQELSLPSDGAGLGEESLEPPAKLARTDQRVLFSTGSTD, encoded by the exons ATGGCCACATCAGGCTACGTGGGGGAGTtgcagccaaccagccagcctcaAGGGACAGGTGTAAGTGTGACAACGGGACAGACATCCACCTCAGACCCCTCCTCACCGCAGTTCCTGGCTGAGATTCAGACCACAGTGACTACCCTGCCTACAACAGCACCTGCAGGACAAACCACTCCCCCTGACcaggcccctcccacaccctctcagAACACCACTCCGCCCGCTCAGACTCAGTATGTGACTGCGGAAATCCAGAGTTCCCCCACGCAGTCTGGGAATGCCCAGAGCACACCTCAGTACATTGTTGTCACAGTCACAG aggGGTCTCTCCACTCCAGTGACTCAGTGTCcgactccagcccccccccagccgTGGTGCAGACTGGGGTTCCCACCCAGGTTGTGCAGCAGGTTCAGACAGCCCAACAG AGGTCAGTGGTACAGGCCACCTCTCAGATAGCCAAGACTGAACCTGGCACCCAGCTCAATGTCACCAACCTGCAGCCTGTCCACCTGACCCaggag GTGCAGCAGCAGTTGCAGCAGGTTCCAGTACAGCATGTGTACACCAACCAGGTTCAATATGTGGAAGGAGGAGACACCAGCTACACCACCAGTACCAT TCGTTCCGGAAGCTTCTCCTACACAGACACCCCTTTGTACACCCAGACCACTGCTGCCCCCTACTACgaagcccctccctcctccgggTCACCGGCCACCACCCCAGGGACCCCATTGACTGTGTCCGTGACAACGGGCTCAGCGGGTGTGTCCATGTTCGTGGCAGGGACGGGCCAGATCGTGGCTAACCCTGCCACCACCGCCGGGGGAGGGGCCACGGTGGTGACCACTGGAGGCACGGCCAACGGGTCCGGGGAAGGGGCAGGGGCCAACGGTGGCGGGGGCAGCTATGTGATCCAGGGGGGGTACATGCTGGGGGGAGGCGGTGGGGGCAGCAACAGTCAGAGCTACTCACACAATGCCCGTGCGTCTCCTGCCACTGTGAGTattacagagggagaggagagtagcGTGCCGTCGGCAGACAAAAAG tcctcctgtgtctctctgcctcctggcCAGGTACAGTGGTTACTGGATAACTACGAGACAGCAGAAGGAGTCAGTCTGCCTCGCTCCACCCTCTACTGCCACTACCTGCTGCACTGCCAGGAGCAGAAACTGGAGCCGGTCAACGCCGCCTCGTTCGGCAAACTCATCCGCTCGGTCTTCATGGGGCTGCGGACGCGCCGCCTGGGAACGCG gGGTAATTCTAAGTACCACTACTACGGCCTGAGGATCAAGGCCAGCTCGTCTCTCATCAGACTGATGGAGGACCAGCAGCACCTGGCCATGAGGCAGCAGCCTTTCTCCCAGAAACAGAG gttGAAGCCGGTGCAGAAGGTGGAGGGAATGACCAATGGCACGGCAGCAGGCtcaggccagcagcagcagggggcGGGGCTCTCTGACATCAGCGCCCAAGTGCAGCAGTACCAGCAGTTCCTGG acgcATCGCGAGCGCTCCCAGAGTTCCCGGACATCGATCTGCAGGGGAAAGCCCTGCCGGAGGACATAGAGCCAGAGCACATCAAAGGCTTCCAGCTGCTCTATCGGGAACACTGTGAG GCCATCCTGGATGTGATGATCAATCTGCAGTTCACCCTTGTGGAGACCCTGTGGAAGACCTTCTGGAGGTTCAGCCAGAACCAGGCTGGAGACTCAGGCACCCTTGCCGT GCATGACGAGTCAGAGAAGCGTCTGCCCAAGTCCTGCCTGGTGATCCTGTGTAAGTATGACCCGGTGCTGCGCTGGAGCCGTGACTGTGACAACACGCTGTACCAAGCCCTGGTGGAGATCCTCATCCCTGACGTGCTGCGCCCCATCCCCA gtgCCTTAACCCAAGCAATCCGCAACTTTGCCAAGAGTCTGGAGAGCTGGCTGACCAATGCTATGATGAACATCCCAGAGGAGATGGTCCGCatcaag GTGACCTCTGCCAGTGCGTTCGCCCAGACCCTGCGGAGGTACACCTCCCTCAACCACCTGGCCCAGGCGGCCCGCGCCGTTCTCCAGAACACCGCCCAGATCAACCAGATGCTCAGCGACCTCAACCGCGTGGACTTTGCCAATGTGCAG GAACAGGCGTCATGGGTGTGCAGGTGTGAGGACCGCGTGGTGCAGCGGTTGGAGCAGGACTTCAAGCTGACCCTGCAGCAGCAGAACTCCCTGGAGCAGTGGGCTGCCTGGCTGGACGGTGTGGTCTCCCAGGTCCTAAAGCCCTACCAGCACAGCGCCGCCTTCCCCAAGGCCGCCAAACTCTTTCTGCTGAAGTGGTCCTTCTACAG CTCCATGGTGATCAGAGACCTGACCCTGCGTAGTGCTGCCAGCTTCGGCTCCTTTCACCTGATCCGGCTGCTCTACGACGAGTACATGTACTACCTGATAGAGCACAGGGTGGCCCAGGCCAAGGGAGAGACGCCCATCGCTGTCATGGGAGAG TTTGCCAGTCTGGGCAGGAGTTTGAACCCCTTGGATCCTGACAAAG aagaggaagaggaggaggaagaggagagcgaCGATGAGAGCCAGgagctgtctctcccctctgacggggcggggctgggggaggagtcacTGGAGCCCCCAGCCAAGCTGGCCAGAACCGACCAGAGAGTGCTCTTCTCCACAGGCTCGACAgactga
- the rfx1a gene encoding MHC class II regulatory factor RFX1a isoform X1, producing the protein MATSGYVGELQPTSQPQGTGVSVTTGQTSTSDPSSPQFLAEIQTTVTTLPTTAPAGQTTPPDQAPPTPSQNTTPPAQTQYVTAEIQSSPTQSGNAQSTPQYIVVTVTEGSLHSSDSVSDSSPPPAVVQTGVPTQVVQQVQTAQQQRSVVQATSQIAKTEPGTQLNVTNLQPVHLTQEVQQQLQQVPVQHVYTNQVQYVEGGDTSYTTSTIRSGSFSYTDTPLYTQTTAAPYYEAPPSSGSPATTPGTPLTVSVTTGSAGVSMFVAGTGQIVANPATTAGGGATVVTTGGTANGSGEGAGANGGGGSYVIQGGYMLGGGGGGSNSQSYSHNARASPATVSITEGEESSVPSADKKSSCVSLPPGQVQWLLDNYETAEGVSLPRSTLYCHYLLHCQEQKLEPVNAASFGKLIRSVFMGLRTRRLGTRGNSKYHYYGLRIKASSSLIRLMEDQQHLAMRQQPFSQKQRLKPVQKVEGMTNGTAAGSGQQQQGAGLSDISAQVQQYQQFLDASRALPEFPDIDLQGKALPEDIEPEHIKGFQLLYREHCEAILDVMINLQFTLVETLWKTFWRFSQNQAGDSGTLAVHDESEKRLPKSCLVILCKYDPVLRWSRDCDNTLYQALVEILIPDVLRPIPSALTQAIRNFAKSLESWLTNAMMNIPEEMVRIKVTSASAFAQTLRRYTSLNHLAQAARAVLQNTAQINQMLSDLNRVDFANVQEQASWVCRCEDRVVQRLEQDFKLTLQQQNSLEQWAAWLDGVVSQVLKPYQHSAAFPKAAKLFLLKWSFYSSMVIRDLTLRSAASFGSFHLIRLLYDEYMYYLIEHRVAQAKGETPIAVMGEFASLGRSLNPLDPDKEEEEEEEEESDDESQELSLPSDGAGLGEESLEPPAKLARTDQRVLFSTGSTD; encoded by the exons ATGGCCACATCAGGCTACGTGGGGGAGTtgcagccaaccagccagcctcaAGGGACAGGTGTAAGTGTGACAACGGGACAGACATCCACCTCAGACCCCTCCTCACCGCAGTTCCTGGCTGAGATTCAGACCACAGTGACTACCCTGCCTACAACAGCACCTGCAGGACAAACCACTCCCCCTGACcaggcccctcccacaccctctcagAACACCACTCCGCCCGCTCAGACTCAGTATGTGACTGCGGAAATCCAGAGTTCCCCCACGCAGTCTGGGAATGCCCAGAGCACACCTCAGTACATTGTTGTCACAGTCACAG aggGGTCTCTCCACTCCAGTGACTCAGTGTCcgactccagcccccccccagccgTGGTGCAGACTGGGGTTCCCACCCAGGTTGTGCAGCAGGTTCAGACAGCCCAACAG CAGAGGTCAGTGGTACAGGCCACCTCTCAGATAGCCAAGACTGAACCTGGCACCCAGCTCAATGTCACCAACCTGCAGCCTGTCCACCTGACCCaggag GTGCAGCAGCAGTTGCAGCAGGTTCCAGTACAGCATGTGTACACCAACCAGGTTCAATATGTGGAAGGAGGAGACACCAGCTACACCACCAGTACCAT TCGTTCCGGAAGCTTCTCCTACACAGACACCCCTTTGTACACCCAGACCACTGCTGCCCCCTACTACgaagcccctccctcctccgggTCACCGGCCACCACCCCAGGGACCCCATTGACTGTGTCCGTGACAACGGGCTCAGCGGGTGTGTCCATGTTCGTGGCAGGGACGGGCCAGATCGTGGCTAACCCTGCCACCACCGCCGGGGGAGGGGCCACGGTGGTGACCACTGGAGGCACGGCCAACGGGTCCGGGGAAGGGGCAGGGGCCAACGGTGGCGGGGGCAGCTATGTGATCCAGGGGGGGTACATGCTGGGGGGAGGCGGTGGGGGCAGCAACAGTCAGAGCTACTCACACAATGCCCGTGCGTCTCCTGCCACTGTGAGTattacagagggagaggagagtagcGTGCCGTCGGCAGACAAAAAG tcctcctgtgtctctctgcctcctggcCAGGTACAGTGGTTACTGGATAACTACGAGACAGCAGAAGGAGTCAGTCTGCCTCGCTCCACCCTCTACTGCCACTACCTGCTGCACTGCCAGGAGCAGAAACTGGAGCCGGTCAACGCCGCCTCGTTCGGCAAACTCATCCGCTCGGTCTTCATGGGGCTGCGGACGCGCCGCCTGGGAACGCG gGGTAATTCTAAGTACCACTACTACGGCCTGAGGATCAAGGCCAGCTCGTCTCTCATCAGACTGATGGAGGACCAGCAGCACCTGGCCATGAGGCAGCAGCCTTTCTCCCAGAAACAGAG gttGAAGCCGGTGCAGAAGGTGGAGGGAATGACCAATGGCACGGCAGCAGGCtcaggccagcagcagcagggggcGGGGCTCTCTGACATCAGCGCCCAAGTGCAGCAGTACCAGCAGTTCCTGG acgcATCGCGAGCGCTCCCAGAGTTCCCGGACATCGATCTGCAGGGGAAAGCCCTGCCGGAGGACATAGAGCCAGAGCACATCAAAGGCTTCCAGCTGCTCTATCGGGAACACTGTGAG GCCATCCTGGATGTGATGATCAATCTGCAGTTCACCCTTGTGGAGACCCTGTGGAAGACCTTCTGGAGGTTCAGCCAGAACCAGGCTGGAGACTCAGGCACCCTTGCCGT GCATGACGAGTCAGAGAAGCGTCTGCCCAAGTCCTGCCTGGTGATCCTGTGTAAGTATGACCCGGTGCTGCGCTGGAGCCGTGACTGTGACAACACGCTGTACCAAGCCCTGGTGGAGATCCTCATCCCTGACGTGCTGCGCCCCATCCCCA gtgCCTTAACCCAAGCAATCCGCAACTTTGCCAAGAGTCTGGAGAGCTGGCTGACCAATGCTATGATGAACATCCCAGAGGAGATGGTCCGCatcaag GTGACCTCTGCCAGTGCGTTCGCCCAGACCCTGCGGAGGTACACCTCCCTCAACCACCTGGCCCAGGCGGCCCGCGCCGTTCTCCAGAACACCGCCCAGATCAACCAGATGCTCAGCGACCTCAACCGCGTGGACTTTGCCAATGTGCAG GAACAGGCGTCATGGGTGTGCAGGTGTGAGGACCGCGTGGTGCAGCGGTTGGAGCAGGACTTCAAGCTGACCCTGCAGCAGCAGAACTCCCTGGAGCAGTGGGCTGCCTGGCTGGACGGTGTGGTCTCCCAGGTCCTAAAGCCCTACCAGCACAGCGCCGCCTTCCCCAAGGCCGCCAAACTCTTTCTGCTGAAGTGGTCCTTCTACAG CTCCATGGTGATCAGAGACCTGACCCTGCGTAGTGCTGCCAGCTTCGGCTCCTTTCACCTGATCCGGCTGCTCTACGACGAGTACATGTACTACCTGATAGAGCACAGGGTGGCCCAGGCCAAGGGAGAGACGCCCATCGCTGTCATGGGAGAG TTTGCCAGTCTGGGCAGGAGTTTGAACCCCTTGGATCCTGACAAAG aagaggaagaggaggaggaagaggagagcgaCGATGAGAGCCAGgagctgtctctcccctctgacggggcggggctgggggaggagtcacTGGAGCCCCCAGCCAAGCTGGCCAGAACCGACCAGAGAGTGCTCTTCTCCACAGGCTCGACAgactga
- the rfx1a gene encoding MHC class II regulatory factor RFX1a isoform X7, with amino-acid sequence MATSGYVGELQPTSQPQGTGVSVTTGQTSTSDPSSPQFLAEIQTTVTTLPTTAPAGQTTPPDQAPPTPSQNTTPPAQTQYVTAEIQSSPTQSGNAQSTPQYIVVTVTEGSLHSSDSVSDSSPPPAVVQTGVPTQVVQQVQTAQQQRSVVQATSQIAKTEPGTQLNVTNLQPVHLTQEVQQQLQQVPVQHVYTNQVQYVEGGDTSYTTSTIRSGSFSYTDTPLYTQTTAAPYYEAPPSSGSPATTPGTPLTVSVTTGSAGVSMFVAGTGQIVANPATTAGGGATVVTTGGTANGSGEGAGANGGGGSYVIQGGYMLGGGGGGSNSQSYSHNARASPATWLLDNYETAEGVSLPRSTLYCHYLLHCQEQKLEPVNAASFGKLIRSVFMGLRTRRLGTRGNSKYHYYGLRIKASSSLIRLMEDQQHLAMRQQPFSQKQRLKPVQKVEGMTNGTAAGSGQQQQGAGLSDISAQVQQYQQFLDASRALPEFPDIDLQGKALPEDIEPEHIKGFQLLYREHCEAILDVMINLQFTLVETLWKTFWRFSQNQAGDSGTLAVHDESEKRLPKSCLVILCKYDPVLRWSRDCDNTLYQALVEILIPDVLRPIPSALTQAIRNFAKSLESWLTNAMMNIPEEMVRIKVTSASAFAQTLRRYTSLNHLAQAARAVLQNTAQINQMLSDLNRVDFANVQEQASWVCRCEDRVVQRLEQDFKLTLQQQNSLEQWAAWLDGVVSQVLKPYQHSAAFPKAAKLFLLKWSFYSSMVIRDLTLRSAASFGSFHLIRLLYDEYMYYLIEHRVAQAKGETPIAVMGEFASLGRSLNPLDPDKEEEEEEEEESDDESQELSLPSDGAGLGEESLEPPAKLARTDQRVLFSTGSTD; translated from the exons ATGGCCACATCAGGCTACGTGGGGGAGTtgcagccaaccagccagcctcaAGGGACAGGTGTAAGTGTGACAACGGGACAGACATCCACCTCAGACCCCTCCTCACCGCAGTTCCTGGCTGAGATTCAGACCACAGTGACTACCCTGCCTACAACAGCACCTGCAGGACAAACCACTCCCCCTGACcaggcccctcccacaccctctcagAACACCACTCCGCCCGCTCAGACTCAGTATGTGACTGCGGAAATCCAGAGTTCCCCCACGCAGTCTGGGAATGCCCAGAGCACACCTCAGTACATTGTTGTCACAGTCACAG aggGGTCTCTCCACTCCAGTGACTCAGTGTCcgactccagcccccccccagccgTGGTGCAGACTGGGGTTCCCACCCAGGTTGTGCAGCAGGTTCAGACAGCCCAACAG CAGAGGTCAGTGGTACAGGCCACCTCTCAGATAGCCAAGACTGAACCTGGCACCCAGCTCAATGTCACCAACCTGCAGCCTGTCCACCTGACCCaggag GTGCAGCAGCAGTTGCAGCAGGTTCCAGTACAGCATGTGTACACCAACCAGGTTCAATATGTGGAAGGAGGAGACACCAGCTACACCACCAGTACCAT TCGTTCCGGAAGCTTCTCCTACACAGACACCCCTTTGTACACCCAGACCACTGCTGCCCCCTACTACgaagcccctccctcctccgggTCACCGGCCACCACCCCAGGGACCCCATTGACTGTGTCCGTGACAACGGGCTCAGCGGGTGTGTCCATGTTCGTGGCAGGGACGGGCCAGATCGTGGCTAACCCTGCCACCACCGCCGGGGGAGGGGCCACGGTGGTGACCACTGGAGGCACGGCCAACGGGTCCGGGGAAGGGGCAGGGGCCAACGGTGGCGGGGGCAGCTATGTGATCCAGGGGGGGTACATGCTGGGGGGAGGCGGTGGGGGCAGCAACAGTCAGAGCTACTCACACAATGCCCGTGCGTCTCCTGCCACT TGGTTACTGGATAACTACGAGACAGCAGAAGGAGTCAGTCTGCCTCGCTCCACCCTCTACTGCCACTACCTGCTGCACTGCCAGGAGCAGAAACTGGAGCCGGTCAACGCCGCCTCGTTCGGCAAACTCATCCGCTCGGTCTTCATGGGGCTGCGGACGCGCCGCCTGGGAACGCG gGGTAATTCTAAGTACCACTACTACGGCCTGAGGATCAAGGCCAGCTCGTCTCTCATCAGACTGATGGAGGACCAGCAGCACCTGGCCATGAGGCAGCAGCCTTTCTCCCAGAAACAGAG gttGAAGCCGGTGCAGAAGGTGGAGGGAATGACCAATGGCACGGCAGCAGGCtcaggccagcagcagcagggggcGGGGCTCTCTGACATCAGCGCCCAAGTGCAGCAGTACCAGCAGTTCCTGG acgcATCGCGAGCGCTCCCAGAGTTCCCGGACATCGATCTGCAGGGGAAAGCCCTGCCGGAGGACATAGAGCCAGAGCACATCAAAGGCTTCCAGCTGCTCTATCGGGAACACTGTGAG GCCATCCTGGATGTGATGATCAATCTGCAGTTCACCCTTGTGGAGACCCTGTGGAAGACCTTCTGGAGGTTCAGCCAGAACCAGGCTGGAGACTCAGGCACCCTTGCCGT GCATGACGAGTCAGAGAAGCGTCTGCCCAAGTCCTGCCTGGTGATCCTGTGTAAGTATGACCCGGTGCTGCGCTGGAGCCGTGACTGTGACAACACGCTGTACCAAGCCCTGGTGGAGATCCTCATCCCTGACGTGCTGCGCCCCATCCCCA gtgCCTTAACCCAAGCAATCCGCAACTTTGCCAAGAGTCTGGAGAGCTGGCTGACCAATGCTATGATGAACATCCCAGAGGAGATGGTCCGCatcaag GTGACCTCTGCCAGTGCGTTCGCCCAGACCCTGCGGAGGTACACCTCCCTCAACCACCTGGCCCAGGCGGCCCGCGCCGTTCTCCAGAACACCGCCCAGATCAACCAGATGCTCAGCGACCTCAACCGCGTGGACTTTGCCAATGTGCAG GAACAGGCGTCATGGGTGTGCAGGTGTGAGGACCGCGTGGTGCAGCGGTTGGAGCAGGACTTCAAGCTGACCCTGCAGCAGCAGAACTCCCTGGAGCAGTGGGCTGCCTGGCTGGACGGTGTGGTCTCCCAGGTCCTAAAGCCCTACCAGCACAGCGCCGCCTTCCCCAAGGCCGCCAAACTCTTTCTGCTGAAGTGGTCCTTCTACAG CTCCATGGTGATCAGAGACCTGACCCTGCGTAGTGCTGCCAGCTTCGGCTCCTTTCACCTGATCCGGCTGCTCTACGACGAGTACATGTACTACCTGATAGAGCACAGGGTGGCCCAGGCCAAGGGAGAGACGCCCATCGCTGTCATGGGAGAG TTTGCCAGTCTGGGCAGGAGTTTGAACCCCTTGGATCCTGACAAAG aagaggaagaggaggaggaagaggagagcgaCGATGAGAGCCAGgagctgtctctcccctctgacggggcggggctgggggaggagtcacTGGAGCCCCCAGCCAAGCTGGCCAGAACCGACCAGAGAGTGCTCTTCTCCACAGGCTCGACAgactga